From one Sesamum indicum cultivar Zhongzhi No. 13 linkage group LG13, S_indicum_v1.0, whole genome shotgun sequence genomic stretch:
- the LOC105176200 gene encoding uncharacterized protein ycf36, protein MLRLNLYCSIVPIPRQAKIDVRSFSSLLEYKRGHGRMGVRLRALKDEMGGGKGGGAPGQSWEPGLEFEVPFEQRPVNEYSSLKDESLYSWAELGPGSFFLRLGGLWLVTFTVLGVPIAAASFNPSKDPLRFVLAAGTGTLFLVSLIVLRIYLGWSYVGDRLLSAVIPYEESGWYDGQMWVKPPEILARDRLLGSYKVKPVIKLLKQTLVGTGALLVAGVSLFIFATPVEDFIKTTFAQKEDPSDVSASKISTKFNIRKEELLRLPVDVKSDDDLAAAAAEAADGRPVYCRDRYYRALAGGQYCKWEDLLK, encoded by the exons ATGCTTCGATTAAACCTGTATTGTTCCATAGTCCCGATTCCCAGACAGGCCAAGATTGATGTAAGAAGCTTCAGCTCATTACTTGAGTATAAAAGAGGTCATGGAAGGATGGGTGTCAGGCTCAGGGCCCTGAAAGATGAGATGGGCGGAGGCAAAGGTGGAGGAGCTCCAGGTCAGAGTTGGGAACCTGGATTGGAATTCGAGGTGCCTTTTGAGCAAAGGCCG GTGAATGAGTATTCATCTCTGAAAGATGAGAGTCTGTACTCGTGGGCTGAGCTGGGGCCTGGATCGTTTTTCCTGCGACTTGGGGGACTATGGCTGGTCACTTTCACAGTCCTGGGCGTGCCTATTGCAGCAGCTAGCTTCAATCCTTCAAAG GATCCTTTACGCTTTGTTCTAGCTGCTGGTACGGGaactctttttcttgtttcgtTAATTGTCCTAAGGATTTATCTG GGATGGAGCTATGTTGGTGATCGGCTTTTATCAGCAGTCATACCATACGAAGAAAGCGGATGGTATGACGGTCAGATGTGGGTAAAACCACCGGAG ATCCTTGCTCGTGATAGATTACTGGGCTCATACAAG GTCAAACCAGTCATCAAGTTGCTGAAGCAGACGCTTGTCGGTACAGGAGCCCTGCTCGTTGCTGGAGTTTCACTATTCATTTTCGCTACGCCAGTAGAGGACTTCATTAAGACGACCTTCGCCCAGAAAGAGGACCCGTCCGACGTTTCAGCCTCAAAGATCAGCACAAAGTTCAACATAAG GAAGGAGGAGCTGCTGAGATTGCCAGTTGACGTGAAGTCCGATGACGACCTAGCAGCGGCAGCAGCAGAGGCTGCTGATGGCAGGCCGGTCTACTGCAGAGACAGGTACTACCGCGCATTGGCAGGCGGGCAGTACTGCAAATGGGAGGACCTGCTTAAGTGA
- the LOC105176201 gene encoding uncharacterized protein LOC105176201 yields the protein MDKKQENEKKVNLEGLPVETSPYTQYKDVEDYKKQGYGTQGHLQPQPGHGAAGSTDAPTLAGRSGVADPRDQLSATDAINRQGVP from the coding sequence ATGGATAAGAAGCAAGAGAACGAAAAGAAGGTGAATTTAGAAGGGCTACCAGTGGAGACAAGCCCATACACGCAGTACAAAGACGTGGAGGATTACAAGAAACAAGGGTATGGAACGCAGGGCCACCTCCAGCCTCAACCTGGCCACGGCGCCGCCGGATCCACCGACGCCCCCACCCTCGCCGGTCGCAGCGGCGTCGCGGATCCGCGGGATCAGCTCTCCGCCACCGATGCCATTAACCGCCAAGGCGTTCCTTAG
- the LOC105176321 gene encoding uncharacterized protein LOC105176321, producing MEKICHEERWALVNSAENSAPTPENGGGGEDDADDALSLCDLPLIHHSRKDEDEESSTPLIRASTETPEDFDFCCLLKEPEMCVADEVFFQGRILPFRRLMSSGERFLQYSGSCRSISRSESMDFHSSGGLISSRSSSISSHQSSSSGSSATDPKSPPLNQFRSRPISPSPRTRFSSPRQKMVRNDNRNRTKKSSAWNIFRLGLLTPPEIAFQDLKSRCPSSNNRKNFGSRNSTGSNSSSSSDKKIKIIPRTALLLGGCKSSCSVDAVDTVPSKVVTIKRSARDSEMEARVEEENLLAMKSPKKRLSHRRTFEWLKQLSLDEP from the coding sequence ATGGAGAAAATTTGCCATGAAGAAAGGTGGGCGCTCGTCAATTCCGCCGAGAATTCAGCACCAACACCAGAAAACGGCGGAGGAGGGGAAGACGATGCGGATGACGCACTTTCCTTATGCGATCTCCCCCTCATTCATCACTCAAGAAAAGATGAGGATGAAGAGAGTAGTACTCCTCTCATCAGAGCCAGTACTGAAACTCCAGAGGATTTCGACTTCTGCTGTCTGTTGAAGGAACCAGAAATGTGTGTGGCTGACGAAGTCTTTTTCCAGGGCCGGATTTTGCCTTTCCGCCGTTTGATGAGTTCAGGGGAGAGATTTTTGCAATATTCCGGCAGCTGCAGATCGATTTCCAGGTCCGAGTCCATGGATTTTCACTCTTCCGGCGGCTTAATTTCCAGCAGAAGTAGCAGTATCAGCAGCCACCAGTCGTCAAGCAGCGGCAGCTCCGCCACGGATCCCAAATCACCACCGCTAAACCAATTCCGCTCCCGCCCAATTAGCCCATCTCCCAGAACACGTTTTTCCAGCCCTAGACAAAAAATGGTCAGGAACGACAACAGAAACCGCACCAAGAAATCATCGGCGTGGAACATCTTTCGACTGGGACTACTAACCCCTCCCGAAATCGCGTTCCAGGATCTCAAAAGTCGGTGTCCCAGCAGCAATAACCGCAAGAACTTCGGGAGCCGTAACAGCACCGGtagcaacagcagcagcagcagtgaTAAAAAGATCAAGATCATACCGAGGACGGCTTTACTACTTGGCGGGTGCAAGTCGTCATGTTCAGTCGATGCAGTTGATACAGTTCCTTCAAAAGTCGTGACCATCAAGAGAAGCGCTCGCGACAGCGAGATGGAGGCGcgagttgaagaagaaaacCTGCTGGCGATGAAATCACCCAAAAAGCGGTTGTCCCATCGTCGAACGTTTGAGTGGTTAAAGCAGCTTTCACTAGATGAACCGTAG
- the LOC105176199 gene encoding acyl-CoA-binding domain-containing protein 3 has product MDVVELLVLCVLGFSVLVFLILDNLVAIEESRRTYRETDKSTDLFNDSESKTRIGSSAVESVNESCHQDEEKSVGAAEEAENRVTEEKETGVPVSVRSEESVSCSGFKDDVCQNMGICEDDCEGEEGLIDDDWEGIERTELEKNFGEAVVFVGSESNADQIADVKLQLYGLQKVALEGPCHGSQPMALKISARYKWNAWQKLGNMSREMAMEKYIDVLSQAVPNWQGERTQTIQDGATSEDLTMQKC; this is encoded by the exons ATGGATGTGGTGGAGCTTTTAGTGTTGTGTGTTCTGGGGTTTTCTGTTTTAGTGTTCTTGATTCTTGACAATCTTGTTGCGATCGAGGAGAGCAGAAGAACTTATCGTGAAACAGACAAAAGCACTGATCTTTTTAATGATTCTGAAAGCAAAACTAGGATTGGGTCTTCAGCAGTGGAATCAGTGAACGAGAGTTGTCATCAAGACGAGGAAAAGAGTGTCGGTGCTGCTGAAGAGGCTGAAAACAGAGtaacagaagaaaaagaaacaggaGTTCCAGTTAGTGTAAGGTCTGAGGAATCGGTTTCTTGCAGTGGGTTTAAGGATGATGTTTGTCAGAATATGGGAATCTGTGAGGATGATTGTGAAGGAGAAGAGGGattgattgatgatgattggGAGGGAATAGAAAGGACTGAACTGGAAAAGAATTTTGGTGAAGCAGTGGTTTTTGTGGGTTCTGAGAGCAATGCTGATCAGATTGCTGATGTGAAGTTGCAGTTATATGGGCTTCAAAAGGTTGCTCTTGAAGGGCCTTGCCATGGATCACAGCCTATGGCATTGAAGATTTCAGCTCGCTACAAGTg GAATGCTTGGCAGAAGCTCGGGAACATGAGTAGGGAGATGGCAATGGAGAAGTATATCGATGTTCTATCGCAGGCTGTTCCTAATTGGCAG GGGGAACGTACGCAAACTATTCAAGATGGAGCAACTTCAGAGGATCTAACTATGCAGAAATGCTGA
- the LOC105176202 gene encoding probable esterase KAI2, with protein sequence MGTVQEAHNVRVLGAGDTTIVLGHGFGTDQSVWKHLVPHLVDQYKVILYDNMGAGTTNPDYFDFDRYATLEGYAYDLIAILEEFNVDKCVYVGHSLSSMTGVIASIFRPDLFHKLIMISASPRFVNTDDYYGGFEQEDIEQLCNAMETNYKSWISGFAPLVVGGDMDSVAVQEFSRTLFNMRPDIALSVFRTIFTFDSRHFLGRVTVPCHIIQSSRDLAVPVAVAEYLHQNLGGKSIVEVVSTEGHLPQLSAPELTVLMLLRHIQHDIVGA encoded by the exons ATGGGTACAGTTCAAGAAGCTCACAACGTTCGAGTCTTGGGCGCCGGCGACACCACCATCGTCCTCGGCCATGGCTTTGGCACCGATCAATCTGTGTGGAAGCATTTGGTCCCTCACCTCGTCGACCAGTACAAAGTCATACTTTATGACAACATGGGCGCCGGCACTACCAACCCGGACTACTTTGATTTCGATAGGTACGCGACCCTTGAGGGCTACGCCTACGATTTGATCGCAATTCTGGAGGAATTCAACGTCGATAAATGCGTTTACGTCGGCCATTCTTTGTCCTCCATGACCGGTGTCATCGCGTCCATCTTCCGCCCGGATCTGTTCCATAAGCTCATCATGATTTCTGCCTCTCCAAG gTTTGTGAACACAGACGATTACTATGGAGGATTCGAGCAAGAAGACATCGAGCAGCTGTGCAACGCGATGGAGACGAACTACAAGTCGTGGATCTCCGGGTTCGCGCCGCTGGTGGTGGGCGGCGACATGGACTCGGTGGCGGTGCAGGAGTTCAGCCGGACGCTGTTCAACATGCGACCCGACATAGCTTTGAGCGTGTTCCGGACGATATTTACGTTCGATTCAAGGCATTTCCTCGGGCGCGTGACTGTCCCCTGCCACATCATCCAGAGCTCTAGAGATTTGGCGGTGCCCGTGGCGGTGGCGGAGTATCTCCACCAGAATCTCGGCGGGAAGTCCATCGTCGAGGTGGTGTCCACGGAAGGCCACCTGCCGCAGCTCAGCGCGCCGGAACTCACGGTTCTGATGCTGCTTCGACATATACAACATGATATCGTTGGTGCTTGA